Genomic window (Verrucomicrobiia bacterium):
TCAGACGAACGTCACGCCGGGCGATCCTTGGCTCAGTTTTCAAAGCCTGATTCATTACGGCGCGCTCCTGCCGTCCCGGGAATCCCTGGGCGACGCGTGGCCGGTGGTCCGCGCTGCGCTTTGGGAGACACTCATCCCCACGAATACACCGCCGGCGGCGCGTCGGGATCTGCTGTGTTCATCGCTCCTCCTGAACCCGGTCGTCCAACGGGCCTTTCTGTCCGATTGGATCACCCGGACCGAGCTGGAGCAGGAAGGGGTCAACCCCGCTGCGCTCCGCCAATGGTGGCGCGACGCCAATCCAGCGCTTCGCCGGTCTATCGGAGGTCTGGCTGAGCACCCGGTCGCCAACAGCGATCACACCATCCTCGATGTCAATAAGCTCGCCTGGCGGCTGCGAACCCTGCAGGCCTTCGAACTGCTCGACCTGTTCGATGCTGGACCCATTGTGGAAACACTGCGCGCCCATCAGGTCCTTCCCGGAAACACGCTGGCCGGGCGCCGCCCACTTTCCGATAGGGAGGGTCTTCACGGACTGTTCTGGATCGGATTCCAAGGACCGCTGCGGGACACGCACGATGTGCTCGTCATCCTCTCGACGCTCGGGGCCCTCGACCGGATGGATCGCACCGCCTGCATCGAAGGTGTGCTTCGATTGCACCGGGGTCAGGGTCTGTTTGGCCCCGTCCGGATGCGTCCCGAACTCTTCATTCCCGGCGATGCGCCCGACACCTGGGCCGCGTTGGAGTCGCTTCGGCTCCTGGGCGGACTCGACCGCGTTCCCGATCCCGGCTCCTGGCAATTCCGCCCGATTGTGAGCACCCCCCAGACCTCGAACGGCAGCCCGCGCCAGATCACCCACTGGGAAATCGAAGCGTGGGCCATGAGGGAGTCCCTGAAATCCGGAAACCCGGGTGCTGCAGGTGACCCTTGACCTGTCCCTTGGTCACCGGGTGCAGGTGACCCTTGACCTGTCCCTTAGTCACCGGGGGGTAGGGGCGTGTTTCACCGCGCCCCACTTCAACGCCGCTGCGTCCGGGAAGAATCGTTCGGGGGGCACAGAGGGACAGGTCATTGGGAGGGCACAGAGGGACAGGTTATTCTGGCTCGCTCTGCTGAATCCGGGCATCAATCCGACACAGGGACAGGTCCTCGGGGCCCTTGCCCATTGAATCTTCCCCCGTTCCCTGCAGGGGCACCCCCCGGTACCCATCCCCAGGTGCCTCTCCACCTCGGGATTCCCGCTCAAGGGCCGGTCTTGGCGGCGGATTCTTCCGATCCGAGGATTGCCCTCTCGTTGAACACGGCCTGTCGCACCACCCGGCGCTCGTCCGACGTAAAGATCACGTGAATGCGCCCGTCGCGGGTCTGAATGGCGGTTGGGTAGCCATAGTCGCCCGCGGGATCGTCCAGCAGATCGCGACGCCACGGGAAGGTGGCTGCACCGTCCGCCGACAGGGCGACGGACAGAGGAGTCCGCTCGGAAAAGCTTCGGTTGTACACCAGCAGATGCCGCCCGCTTTGGAGCCGTAGAAAATCCACCGCCGCATTCGGATTCGGGAACTCCGAGTCCTCACCCGGGGACCATGTCCGGCCTCCGTCCCGGGATTCCGTGCGTACCAGCCACCCGTCCGGACGCCCCTCGTAATCGCCGCCGCGGCGGCAGAAGGCCACCAGATGGTTCCCGGAGATCACGGCAGGGGCTGGCTGCAGGTTGCCGAGGCGCGAACGGACCCGGTTGGACTCGGACCAACGCCGGTCCGCCGGGTCCCACCTCATGAAAAATGAAGTGCAGTCCGGTCCGGTGAGTTCCGGATCGTCGCCAACCTCGTGGTATACCGGGAGCAGCCACCCGCCATCCTCAAGGACCACCGGACGGTTCCGCACCATTGTGCCGGGCTCGAAGGTCAACTGGAAGGAGTCCGACCAGGTGCGTGCCCCGTCCCGGGAAATTTTGGCGGCGATCCGGGAGCTATCCCAGAGCTCCCCGTACCGTGCGACGTAGAAGAGCCAGACGACGCCATCCGGGGCCTGCCACACGACGGCGTTGCCCAGGGAGTGAAAGGGGTTTCGGGCGATCGCTTCGGGCCGGCTCCAGCGTCGCGAGCCGCGTTTCAATCGCGAACCGAACACGGCGGCGGCGTTGTCCTGGTACTCGCCCTGGCCGCTGAAGAACACCACGTACAGGTCCCCGTTCTCCAGTTCGGTGATGCTGGCGGGATGCTTGTAGTCGCCGGTGGGGATTTCCGGACCAAACAAGCGCTCCACCAGGATGCCGGTGGACGTCGTTCCGGCGGTCACCGCGCTCCCAGTCAGCGTCCCGATGGCCATCAGCAGTGCGAGCCAGGTTCTCATGGGGGACACCCTGCAGGAGCCGCGCCCGCGACGCGAGCCTGTGCCGCGTCGCTCAAGCCATCGTCTTTGGAAGCGGCACGGTCAGAAGTTGCGGACACGATGAAGCGCGTCCCCACCAGCGGCGGTGACGCATGGGCTGGGTTCGCGGTTCCGCGTACGGCGCGGCAGGAGCCTTGCCCCACCGATGCAAGAGTGGCGGCGACCACGGACCTGTCCCTTGGTCACCGGGGTGGGTAGGGGCGTGTTTCACCGCGCCCCATTTCAATGCCGCTGCGCCCGGGAAGGACCCCTTGGAGAACGTGGGAAGGATCCGCCCGTCGGGACTTCCCCCGTTCCCGGCAGTGCCCCGCACGTCCAGCGGCAGAAGTTGCAGACTCGGTGAAGCGCGTCACTCCCAGTGGCGGTGACTCATGGGGTGGGTTCGCGGTTCCGCGTACGGCGCGGCAGGAGCCTTGCCCCACCGATGCAAGAGTGGTGGTGACCACGGACCTGTCCCTTGGTCACTGCTTTGGAGAACGTGGGAAGGATCCGCCCGTCGGGACTTCCCTCGTTCCCGGCAGTGACCCCCCACGCCCAGCGGCAGAAGTTGCGGTCTCGGTGAAACGCGTCCCCACCAGCGGCGGTGACGCATGGGGTGGGTTCGCGGTTCCGCGTACGGCGCGGCAGGAGCCTTGCCCCACCGATGCAAGAGTGGCGGTGACCACGGACCTGTCCCTTGGTCACCGGGGCCTTGCCCCACCGATGCAGGAGCCCATCGGCACGGGGGCCGGGGGGGCGGCAACTACTTCGCCCGGCGGCGGGCGAGCACGGCGCCGCCGGTGATGCCGGCGTTGTCCCCCAACTCCGAGGCCAGGATCTCGATGCCGCGGGTGGTGCCGGGCATGGCGGAGTCAAGCGCCGTCTCGATCACGATGGCCATCATCTCATCCTCCAGCGCGTCAATCACCCCGCCGCCGAGCACGATCACCTCGGGATTCAGGATGTTGATCAGGTTGGAGACGGCGATGCCGGTGAACTCGGCCGCATCCTCGATCACCCGCTCCACCAGCTTGTCCCCCTTGCGGATGGCCTTGCGCAGGTCGCCGCTGCGGAGTTCCGCCAGGTCGCCGCCCAGCCATTCCGACAGGATGGTCTTCTGGCCGTCCTTCACGCGCTGCTGGATGTCGCGAAAGATGGCGGTGCGGCTGGCGAGGGCCTCGAAGCACCCGTTGTTGCCACAGCCGCATTTCGGACCGCCCACCTGGAGCACCATGTGGCCGACCTCACCGGCGGTGCCGTTGAAGCCGCGATAAACCTCCCCGTTGAGGATCAGCCCGCCGCCGATGCCGGTCCCGAGGAAGATCCCGAGGAGGGATCGCGGCTTGCCCTTGAGCTCCACCTCGTGGATGCCGAGGGCGCAGGCGTTGCAGTCATTCTCCACGAACACCGGCACGCCCAGCCGCTTTTCGAGTTCCTTCTTCAAGGGGGCCTCGCGCCAGTCAAGATTGGGGGCGAAGATCACCTCGCCGTTCTCGGGGTTGATGGCCCCGGGGGCGCCGATGCCGATGGCGCGGATCTGTTTGACGCTCATGTCCGCCTCATCCACGGCATCGCGGACACAACGTTCAATCCGCTCCAGCACCGCCTCGAAACCGCGGTCGGCCTTGGTGCTCAGCTTGGCCGTCTGGAGCAGCTTCAGCTGGGGTGAGAAGACACCGGACAGGATCTTGGTGCCGCCGAGGTCCACTCCGACGTAGAGGTCTGCCGATTTGGAAGGCTCAGCCATGGGGAGATAGTGAATGCGCCCGGTCGCGGAGGTTACGCCCGGAACTTTTCCGGACGCCAGCGTTTTGCCGGCCGGCCAAATCGAAACGCGAATCCGGAGGGAACGGGGCCTGTGTGCCCCTCCCGCACGTCGCGGGAGCGACGGAATCCGAGGCCGCTGGACACCCATCCACGCCTCCTGGGCCGGTTCGTTTCGGCCTGCGCGGAGCGTCCTGGAGTGCGGCGGCCCTCCGCCGCTTTTGGAGTGCGCCGACACCCTCTTGCAAGGCGGTGCGTGGGGTTGCCTGACGGTGACGTGGTCCGTCGTGGTCCCAAATCTGAACGCGCCCGACAGGACGCCAGCCCCACCCGGTCCCCATCCCAGGACCCAACGAATTGCGATGAATCCGACTCAGGGCTTGACCTGGGCATCGGCACGCGACAAATGAGGGGTGATGGTCCCCATCGTCAGGCCTTCCCAGGCAAACAACATCCCCGGACTGCGGAAGTCCGACCCCCCGTTGCATGCTTGCGAGAAAAGAAACGTCCGCCTGAAGCCCCTTTTATCCAACCCCCCGGAACCCACCCCGTCCCCATGGCTCCACAACTCACCCAAGCACTGAAGTCCGCTCAAAATCCACCGGTCCACCCCGGACCCATCCAGGCCGTTTGCGCCCTGCTGACGCTGCTGCTGCTGTTCCTGTTGACGTCCCCCGCACACGCCGCGGGCGCGCCGGGCACGCTGCGGTGGCAGGTCCCGCTGAAAGGTCCGGTGGCCACCCCGGCCATCGGCCCCGACGGCACGATCTACGCCGGGGGCGCCGAGGAGCTCTTGGCGCTGCATCCGGAGACGGGAGGCGTGAAGTGGAGGGGATCGGCATCCTCGACACTTTCCGTCTTGGTGGGAACGAACGGTCAAGTCTTCCACTTGAACCAACCGACGCTATCCGGAATCAGCTCGGAAACTGGTGGCACCTTGTGGGCATTGGCGATTCCGACACCGGAACGATCCGCCAAAATTGCACTTTCGTCTGAAGGGAATCTTGTTTTACTCCATCGGAGGTTCGTTGATACCCCTGATTGGCCTTACACGGAGCTGTCACTACAATCCACCACAATTTATTCGACAACTGGATCCATTATAAGCGGCTCCAATCTGTCCCAGAATTGGAGCCGAATTGTCGGGCGTTTTGATTGGGAGGGAGGCGGCGATTGGGGAGCGTTCGAAATTCTGATTGACGGAAGCCAGAATCAAATATACAATTATAATTGGAGTCAGTTTTACTCGAGCGATGGTTGGGGGAGTAGTTCGCAGGGAAGCCTTCTCGGGGGAGCCCTCTTAGGCACTGTGTCGGCGCTGGGTGATCATGGTCTGCTTCATGGCTCCAGAAACGGACAGCAGTATGATGAAATTGAAAGGATTTATAGCTATACACAGCATTTTCTACTCGGCTCTCAAATTGTAAACTCAGACGTGGACATGTCCGTATTTCCCGATGGGGAAGTCCCCGTGGTGGGGCACGGTGTTGTTTATTATGCTGGGGCAGAATCAATTTACGCGGTTGACTCCAACACCGCACGAAGGCTTTGGAGTTCATCGCTGGATGCCCGCAGAAAAAGGCTGGCACTCGGGGACGACGGAATCTTGTATGTTTCCGGGAATCTTCAAGAGGCTGATTTTGGTGAATTTGGAAGAATAGTTGCGCTTTCCGCAGCGACGGGCGCCAAGCGATGGGAGTACCGTCATCCGAATCCCGTAACATCGGCTCCAATGATCGCGGAAAATGGCCTCCTTCTGGTTGGGGCAAGTGACGGGTTGATTGCGGTAAATAGCTCTTCAGTAGGCCCTGCATTTTCTCCTTGGCCGCTTGAGCGTCAAAATATCAGAAATACCGCGAACCATGGTGACGGCAAGTTTCCTCCATCCTGTAGAGTTACCTCTGCAAAATCTGTGTATAACCTTGGAGAAGATTTAAGTCTATTGGGGAACCCTTATGGTCCTGGCGTCAAGGCCTACCAATGGTACCAAAACAATAGCGTTTTGGTCGGGCAGACCAATGCATCACTGTCTGCGTCGAGTATTGGCCCCACTTTGAGAGGCGTCTACCGGTTCGAGGTGGTGAGTGAATTCGGGCGTGCTTCCGATTCATTTGAAGTTCGGATCATTCCGGAAAAGACACCGCTTGTTTTAGTTGCGGGATCAGATGTGTTCGAAGATGGCGAGTTCAAGGCGGGCAGCCTGGTGCAGCTTGAATCCGGCTTTTCGGGGGGAAGAGTATTCTATACGCTCGATGGATTAACGCCAAGGTTGGATTCGGCAGAGTTTCTTGAGCCGTTTCTGTTGTCTTCGAATATCGTTGTCCGTGCTCTTGGCGTGAGCGCTGACCTGTCAGAAAGTGCAATGCTGGGTCCGATCAGCATTCGAGTTGGGAACATCCCAGATCCGGTGCGGTTTGAGAT
Coding sequences:
- a CDS encoding exo-alpha-sialidase; the protein is MAIGTLTGSAVTAGTTSTGILVERLFGPEIPTGDYKHPASITELENGDLYVVFFSGQGEYQDNAAAVFGSRLKRGSRRWSRPEAIARNPFHSLGNAVVWQAPDGVVWLFYVARYGELWDSSRIAAKISRDGARTWSDSFQLTFEPGTMVRNRPVVLEDGGWLLPVYHEVGDDPELTGPDCTSFFMRWDPADRRWSESNRVRSRLGNLQPAPAVISGNHLVAFCRRGGDYEGRPDGWLVRTESRDGGRTWSPGEDSEFPNPNAAVDFLRLQSGRHLLVYNRSFSERTPLSVALSADGAATFPWRRDLLDDPAGDYGYPTAIQTRDGRIHVIFTSDERRVVRQAVFNERAILGSEESAAKTGP
- a CDS encoding ROK family protein, whose translation is MAEPSKSADLYVGVDLGGTKILSGVFSPQLKLLQTAKLSTKADRGFEAVLERIERCVRDAVDEADMSVKQIRAIGIGAPGAINPENGEVIFAPNLDWREAPLKKELEKRLGVPVFVENDCNACALGIHEVELKGKPRSLLGIFLGTGIGGGLILNGEVYRGFNGTAGEVGHMVLQVGGPKCGCGNNGCFEALASRTAIFRDIQQRVKDGQKTILSEWLGGDLAELRSGDLRKAIRKGDKLVERVIEDAAEFTGIAVSNLINILNPEVIVLGGGVIDALEDEMMAIVIETALDSAMPGTTRGIEILASELGDNAGITGGAVLARRRAK
- a CDS encoding PQQ-binding-like beta-propeller repeat protein, whose protein sequence is MAPQLTQALKSAQNPPVHPGPIQAVCALLTLLLLFLLTSPAHAAGAPGTLRWQVPLKGPVATPAIGPDGTIYAGGAEELLALHPETGGVKWRGSASSTLSVLVGTNGQVFHLNQPTLSGISSETGGTLWALAIPTPERSAKIALSSEGNLVLLHRRFVDTPDWPYTELSLQSTTIYSTTGSIISGSNLSQNWSRIVGRFDWEGGGDWGAFEILIDGSQNQIYNYNWSQFYSSDGWGSSSQGSLLGGALLGTVSALGDHGLLHGSRNGQQYDEIERIYSYTQHFLLGSQIVNSDVDMSVFPDGEVPVVGHGVVYYAGAESIYAVDSNTARRLWSSSLDARRKRLALGDDGILYVSGNLQEADFGEFGRIVALSAATGAKRWEYRHPNPVTSAPMIAENGLLLVGASDGLIAVNSSSVGPAFSPWPLERQNIRNTANHGDGKFPPSCRVTSAKSVYNLGEDLSLLGNPYGPGVKAYQWYQNNSVLVGQTNASLSASSIGPTLRGVYRFEVVSEFGRASDSFEVRIIPEKTPLVLVAGSDVFEDGEFKAGSLVQLESGFSGGRVFYTLDGLTPRLDSAEFLEPFLLSSNIVVRALGVSADLSESAMLGPISIRVGNIPDPVRFEIATEVESGGSILLIPEGPEFLEGVEVSAAAIPNAGWRFLRWEGDLVGTEETGLLTMDSSKRVRAVFERIATPHTIQGSSVGNGVVYVAPREDAYQDGETVITRAVPAPRWRFVGWDGDLGGTAPSAAVLMDRSKSVIANFEPIPEYAVTVSSGGGSISGDGVYLEGEWATMTATPLPGWTFLGWSGDYSGSSPTITIQVTRPLSLVARFGTRVTVSSVGSGDLLLEPSGEIHPYGSRVKVIPRPAPGNYLGLWEPQWSSQSKIGWVLTVTNSNPSITGIFVPLESGRSTLLVDTVGGGTVEANPPRMAFEGTESVQLNAQPWPGWSFAGWSGDVEGVGTPVTLAMTGPRRVTATFALAVPGPTLAPIADRTIPELSLLAIALEPGHPDEPVEGLGLLLVEAPLGMSVGADRVLRWRPSEDQGPGVYRVRVRVVDAADLTTEQMFELTVTEVNSPPGIWISKTEEWSGDDLYLPAGQALSVLVYTWDSDLPAQSLTLDVVEGPSGLTVSPSGLVEWVPSSGHPRLTNEVVIRVTDDGEPPLSATTAFRVILLNTGAPPSIDGWTPLASPERFELISGAF